A genomic segment from Malus domestica chromosome 05, GDT2T_hap1 encodes:
- the LOC103445758 gene encoding pentatricopeptide repeat-containing protein At1g77360, mitochondrial translates to MAIKLQKCGERLGFGLMKLTRNYCSTEPTRQFSDPTKRIFKIMMSCPTLALDTALDQTGIRISPEMVEEVLMRFNNAGMVAYRFFEWAAKQRNYSHSVKAYHAMIESLAKIRQYQIMWELVNSMRAKRIQNMETFGIIMRKYARAQKVEEALYTFNVMEKYDCAPNLAAFNGLLSALCKSKNVRKAQEVFDKVKDRFEPDSKTYSILIGGWGKDPNLPKAREVFREMIDAGCNPDIVTYGIMVDVLCKAGRVDEAVDIVRGMDDSGCMPTSFIYSVLVHTYGVENRIEDAVAAFLEMERNGIRADVVVYNALIGAFCKANKFKNVYRVLNYMNSKGVTPNSRTCNIILNSLIDREETEEAFSVFRKMIKVCEPDADTYTMMIKMFCERDELKMAYKVWKYMKLKQFVPSMHTYSVLINGFCEKGNASKACVLLEEMIEKGIRPAGVTFGRLRQLLIKEGREDVLKFLNEKVNLLVKEPLFD, encoded by the coding sequence atggccataaaattacaaaaatgtggGGAAAGATTAGGTTTTGGGTTGATGAAATTGACCCGGAATTACTGTTCAACAGAACCCACTAGGCAATTTTCCGACCCAACAAAAAGAATTTTCAAAATCATGATGTCCTGCCCAACACTTGCTCTTGATACCGCCCTTGACCAAACCGGGATCCGAATTTCACCCGAAATGGTAGAGGAAGTTCTCATGAGATTCAACAATGCTGGTATGGTTGCATACCGGTTCTTTGAGTGGGCGGCAAAGCAGCGAAATTATTCGCATAGTGTTAAGGCCTACCATGCTATGATTGAATCTTTGGCCAAGATCAGGCAGTACCAGATCATGTGGGAGCTTGTGAACTCGATGAGGGCGAAGAGGATTCAGAATATGGAGACGTTTGGAATCATTATGAGGAAGTATGCCAGGGCACAGAAGGTTGAGGAAGCGCTTTATACATTTAATGTTATGGAGAAGTATGATTGTGCTCCGAATTTAGCGGCGTTCAATGGCCTGCTGAGTGCTCTGTGTAAGTCCAAGAATGTGAGGAAGGCTCAGGAGGTTTTTGATAAAGTGAAGGATCGGTTTGAGCCAGACTCAAAGACCTATAGTATATTGATTGGCGGGTGGGGGAAGGATCCGAATTTGCCTAAAGCGAGGGAGGTGTTCAGAGAAATGATTGATGCGGGTTGCAATCCTGATATAGTGACTTATGGTATCATGGTTGATGTTCTTTGTAAGGCAGGGAGGGTGGATGAAGCCGTTGATATTGTTCGGGGCATGGATGATAGTGGTTGTATGCCGACGTCCTTTATTTATAGTGTTTTGGTGCATACATATGGGGTTGAAAACAGGATTGAAGATGCTGTTGCTGCATTCTTGGAGATGGAAAGGAATGGAATAAGGGCTGATGTGGTTGTGTACAATGCCTTGATCGGCGCTTTTTGTAAGGCTAACAAGTTCAAGAACGTCTATAGGGTCTTAAACTATATGAATTCCAAAGGCGTTACTCCCAATTCGAGGACTTGCAATATCATTTTAAATAGTTTGATTGACCGTGAAGAGACTGAGGAGGCATTTAGCGTCTTCCGCAAAATGATCAAAGTATGTGAGCCAGATGCAGATACGTATACAATGATGATAAAGATGTTTTGTGAGAGAGATGAGTTGAAGATGGCCTATAAAGTCTGGAAGTACATGAAGTTGAAGCAGTTTGTCCCGAGCATGCACACGTATTCAGTCCTTATAAATGGATTTTGTGAGAAGGGAAATGCTTCAAAGGCTTGTGTCTTACTGGAAGAGATGATAGAGAAGGGGATTCGACCAGCAGGTGTGACTTTTGGGAGATTAAGGCAGTTGCTGataaaagaaggaagagaagaTGTGCTCAAATTTTTAAACGAAAAAGTTAATCTTCTTGTCAAGGAGCCTTTATTCGATTGA